A region from the Musa acuminata AAA Group cultivar baxijiao chromosome BXJ1-10, Cavendish_Baxijiao_AAA, whole genome shotgun sequence genome encodes:
- the LOC135595810 gene encoding protein PAL OF QUIRKY-like, translating to MVGTSASSLSSCASLDDVSVVPTEPVKLLCSYGGKILPRRPDGRLRYVGGHTRVVAVRRSISFLELQVKLRELCGWGAVSLRCQLPTEDMDALVSVTSDEDLANLVEEYDLASRDRRSSPLKIRAFLFLLRASEASCRSPVDPVAAAERCVRQASMREKLHSWCEKPDASAAAAGDLRVHGRQHYHHGHGTPRPCNHLVHHGRHWQS from the exons ATGGTTGGGACCTCAGCCTCCTCGCTCTCCTCTTGCGCTTCCTTGGACGACGTCTCAGTCGTGCCCACGGAACCGGTGAAGCTCCTCTGCAGCTACGGCGGCAAGATTCTCCCACGTCGCCCCGACGGCAGGCTCCGCTACGTGGGCGGTCACACCCGCGTCGTCGCCGTCCGCAGATCCATCTCCTTCTTAG AGCTGCAGGTGAAGCTGAGGGAGTTGTGCGGGTGGGGCGCGGTGAGCCTCCGGTGCCAACTGCCAACGGAGGACATGGACGCCCTGGTCTCCGTCACCTCCGACGAGGACCTCGCCAACCTCGTCGAGGAATACGACCTAGCGAGCCGAGACCGTCGGTCTTCCCCTCTAAAGATCCGAGccttccttttcctcctccgTGCCTCAGAAGCTTCTTGCAGAAGTCCCGTCGATCCGGTCGCAGCCGCCGAGCGTTGCGTCCGCCAGGCCTCTATGCGGGAGAAGTTGCATAGCTGGTGCGAGAAGCCCGACGCAtctgccgccgccgccggagaTCTTCGAGTGCACGGCCGCCAACACTACCATCATGGCCACGGCACCCCGAGGCCATGCAACCATCTCGTGCACCACGGAAGACACTGGCAATCATGA